Below is a genomic region from Argopecten irradians isolate NY chromosome 14, Ai_NY, whole genome shotgun sequence.
tgagtttcctatttcaaattaagataaaaatatttaaaataattaatttgaccCCGAAAAAAACATGGCAcaatgtcctatatgaaatgaagtactgatagtGGTGTACAGAAAGcaaaaaaatatcttatatgtatttttgtgttagttataCGCATGTATACATGAttaacatcagttattgttcaaatgataggTATTGTTTAAATACTCTGTCGGCAGTAGAGTATCTTTAAATTTCGAGGTTTATAATGGTGTCTCTACCTACAATACCGTGTACATTTTAAGCTTGTTTGATTGAGATCATGTTATACAGGGACTAACGTCAGTCTATCTATCCCAGACGTATTCTAAGTTGCGACATGGAAATGTTCACTGTTAACAAGGACGTATATCATTCACTTATAAACCCTTGctgttatgtttttattatttaatttctttaagtGATATTCGTGTTAAGTTTTATTATTAActttgtcaatatttgtatagatATTATAAGTTCAACCCCACTTAATATTATGACCTTTGTAACCAATGGTAGTTGGCATTCATGACAATTTATATATAGGAGTCGGCCGATTACTTATATCATCAGTTCCCCACATAATCAGCAACGAAGCGTGAAGTTTAGACACTATGGTTTCCAAGAATGCTCACtttggcatatttttttttacttaactGCTGGAAAGAAATCGCATGAAGCAATCAACATgctttttaaatttcatcattttttgtACCTTTTGAccctgaaggtcaaggttattcatttgaacaaacttctaGCTCTTCATGATGCTTGCTGAATATCAGGTCTTAATTATCTTAATTATGACAAGAattcatttaatgattttagcctatttgatccatGTGGCCGTGAATGAAGGCCAAGATCATtcttaatttttgaaattcaaaatttactCCACAAACCTTACGTTTTAACTTGAAGCCAACTCCATCAGGTCTCGATTTCTCGAAATAAAAGTatagacttaagtcaaaacttaagttgttctccttatgtaacttatgtgAATCAaattgacttaagtcagtttttgacttaagtttgtttcgagaaatcggggcctggtcATAACTTACGAGTAAATCTTAATTGCATGCTATTTTTCAATCTGTAAAAAAGATTTCTGagaatatattgaaattaaaaacaatgtgCAGAGACagtttattttagttttttaataaaaattttattcacttcatttttaatttccgttttcttttctttctatCAGGATTGGGAGGAATTCTTTGCACTGacacattttcatatttcacaGACATTTGGTTTGGATTACTGATACCTTTACCACATGCCATATCTTTGTAGTCTATAATGTCCATTGATGGTTCACTcgaaaattgaataaattctGGCCATTCGCTTTTTGGTTTTAAAACCTCTGATTTATAGACATAGAAATGTGAATAGTCCACAACTTTAGACTGATGTCCTGGCTTAGCATATGATTTTACAATATCTGTCACATGTTTGTGAGAGCTCTCCTGGATAGGAGATTCAGTCATTTCCCTCAATTCACCTTCACTAGATTTGTTACGTATCACATCTGCACTTCCATTCTTCCCTGACTTGTCAGAAGCTTCTATTTCACACACAGAGGTTTGACACTTTACATCCACACTAGCTGCTGTTTGTGATACACTTGTTTCCATGTCTGACCTAGTTGTTGAACTTTCGTGTAACCATGGCAGCGACGTCTCAGGGACATGTTTTGTAATGAATTCCACCAAGTCATCAAACACATGTGGTTCTCTACCTTCAGGTGTTttctaaaataaacaaaatataaacaaatattagtGTCACACAACTTAGAACCATTCTAGTAAAACATTTTTGAGACCCCAGATTTCTAAATATGTTTATTGATCAATCCAGAAAACAAATTTCCACATATCTCATTCTAGAATTTTTTTTAGGGTCATTCCAGTTAATCATTTTCAAGACCCCAGATTCCAGAATATGACAGGCGATGTTTACCTCAAACTAGGactttgaattttgttttgaaacttGTTTTAAACTAACTTGTGTAACTGCACACTCTTTCAATTGACTAAGGACAAGCATATACACAACATTCTAATTTGTTTTACTGAAATCTTCAGATATCTCAAAGTTTTAACAATGACTTTTTCAGTGGCACATTTAAAGATATACATTACTCCTATTTGATAAGGACAGACATcacaacattttcaaaataatttaatcaatATAGTTGTTCATAGGGTCTCAAAAGTAGTACATAAAATAATTCCAATTACtgcaatatgtacaatgtatatgtttaaaGCTATGCTATATCTTGTTCAACCTATGCTGTACGTGTTTTAATTATACCCTCGAAGATTCATAAGCATGTACTTGTAATAATGATCAGATTATATTCAAACAGCTTGATTAAAATCTTTAACAGTAACGTACAATTATACTCAGAGTCAGAAATGCATTTAAAACATCAGGATTCCAAATGTTATCTATTGTGCACAATTACTCTAATGACTGGTTATCTCCAACAACCATGCAAACTACATTGTTTTCATTAACTTCATGTAGCACCCGATATAATTATGTGTTTAATAAATGAACTAGGTGAGTCatgtaaatgtacttatatagcagtacatgtatagttttattttagcgcttttcgTGCTGTCTTTGCAGTACTAATTCATGTACGgcgctaaattttgtaaaagggtATTTCCGGTATTGAATCACCAATTTATATTCGTGCTAATAATCATAATTCACAGTTATTCACAGTAACTgtgctaaaataagtatgttgGTACAGTATTAGTCATATTCTTGCCTTGAATCCAACAGCCACAGCAGATGTCAAGTTCATGGCCTCACAAACAGACTTGTTCAGATCACTAATACAGATCGCTGGACATTTCCTGAGGCTGGCTAAACCAATCAAATGCCTTGTTATGATGACCGGTTGGGCAGACCGACATGTGATGACCAATCGTACATCATCTTTCTCCAAGCCTCTGGTAACCTGATTCACACCAAACAGGAGCTGTTTTCTGccaatgaaaaagaaattagAACTAAATAATTTATGATACAGTTTTTTCCCATACTGTTTGCAGTATTGAAGTATATACCTGGTATAGCAGGTTTTTCAGCGGGTCAAAAATTTGGCAATATAGAATTAAAACAGGAAagtaaaatctaaaaaaaattaaaattgcacTTCATGTATATGCATGCAGGCTTTAAGAAAATGCCAATATCCTGCACAATTGCTAAAATATCATCCCTgtggaaattattttttttataattataccagttatacagtataacttgtctaaaccggatgtgaacgggaccagtctatttgttcggtttatacaggtgtccggtTTATAGAGGATAGAACCTTATCACTATATTGTCACATGAAAATCATCAGAAGAGAAAGttttattacagcacaaacatttattctcacatatatgtacatggtagAAAATCAGTGAAATGACAACGATCAAAGTCACGTAGCCTGTAAATGACacttattttttgaaatagtcaGTCATCTTTTTTTGAGTTTGTTTGGATTGCTCCTCAACTAAGATTTGTTCAGTCAATGTCCTTAACCTTACTATGGGTTGTAGATATCGCTCATCGGTATGAGCAGCAAATGCAAACAGTAACTGTATTTTAGATGTCaatcatacattttataatataactatatatatataaagatctATTATGGagcattttgatattatttacaTACTGACTGTGTTTGATTCAATAAACACCCAGGGTGCTTGAAAGTAAGCAATAAATCATTTTGGAAAAGAAATCAATAAAGAaatccactgttttcatattttcagccTGAATTGAATTTAAAGTAAATGAAATTGAGGCCTGGAAAATGAGGAGGGGCTCTTATAGGTAtgggggcgcttattgggtcgcatatgttataaaaataacCTATAATTTGGTTCAAGTAAATTAAAACTCAAACTAAATATGCAttttggtcatattttgataaaaaacattACTGTTGATATATTAAATTCCCTCCTGAGACTGACCACATTTAgtatgtgtactatatactagtATGAGTCAAGGAAGTAATATtatatcaacagttattttccatataacactggatccttatagacatatgtctgtaggatacgaattacttaaagtagtaaatatagggtaACCTATATACCAGTACTTATAGAAACTATACCCGAGTTCAATGTAAAATGTACCTGATGGCCTGTTTTCCTTCATCCACTGGCTTTACAGTGTCTGTCTTTGAATCATCTGACATCTTTCTCTTTTTCTTAATGCCTTTTGGTCTTGCAATATCCAGTGACTTCAATGAACTTAAAagatacaaataataaaaatgattgataaaatttgaaacaCATTTCTAGGATTGAATAACACCAatgaagtgatttttttttaattgataactgaaatatttgtattattctGTGATCCCCTCCTACAAAACAGGATCATAGCAGCATAACAGCAAAcacattaacagaaaaaaaacagcTACATGTACACAACCGTATATAATCAATAACAGTGTTATCTTAGTTATCACATTCATTCTATAAACTACCAGTACATGCATATGATTAtcattatactgtatatatgacAGGATCGAGCATAAATTACCTGATGAGCTTTTGCAGAATTTCTTTTTGGACATCTTCTTTGATAGTCGGCCTGGAAAAGATCATTAAAATAGAATTCAGAAAGCATCTTCATGACAATACTACTTTGCATGCATATTGGTTGGTTGTCTTCTAGACCAACTATTGGCCAATTTCTAATTACTTGGTACTTCattcataatttcataatggactagcATTAAtactaaatgtgtcttcaggggtgacaGAGGAGTTAAAGGCCATGCAACTGCTTGCAATGTCAATATTGGCATCTACACAATGTACAATTTATGCTGGCATGAACCCCTGTACCAGAATCCTGTATCACATAATCCTTGACTAATATTTTCAATCAGATCAGTCAAAAACAGAAGGTCTATACCCTTGACCTCCGAAGTAAACACAAGTCGTATGCTACCAGTTGAGCTACTTGTATCAGCAGCTGTTAAGTGATGATAGACTTAGTCACTTCTGCTACATTCCTCCCTCCTTTTCTCCACGTTTTTGCTACACGTTTGCAAATTCCCTGTCAAGCATATACCCATAATGCTTGGATGAGGTTGGCAAGCTTTTGAAACAGAGGAGGAGAAAATGTAGAAGCCAGATCAGGGCTCAAACAGGGACCTCTGAACAGTGAACACCTGACACATACTCTACAGATTgcgctacctggtcactgatcaTCGTCCCAGTCCAGTCAGTACATTGAAATTGCATTTGTACGTGTCTCTCTGTATAAACTCCTTCACGCCTCCTATAATTTCTTGACAAGACACGTGCTTGATAGTTACAGATTCATGGACCTAATTAATATACTTGTAAAACTAACTAGCCTATATATGGGCCAAGCTATTTTGTCATGTACTTTTGTTAATTCAAATACAGTCATTGATCATGACTGTCAATActgaaactacatgtataaaacgTAGGCCGCGTAGAGCACAGCTCTACTTACTACTTACCATAACATGTGTGTGAGCATTTACATTCCAATACATTCCAATACCCCTTGGACTTTTAAATCTTGTCctgcgggaaaagtctcgcgcctccatgtaggcatgCAGCCATATGCTTTAATTCACGTTATCAGCACGATGAGATTTtaaatttctgtactagactaaatgtATTATCGGTTTACACTTTAAAATTACTTtcagtagttttaatttacacatacaCAAGGACAACGCATTAAATGCACtggtccaatatatactgtgtatgttctcCAGACTATATGTTCTCAAGagcacggcaccgtcagcagtgacggcacagattcgcgcgAATATTTTTGATAGTATGTgcatgtcaataaaatatattttattgttaatctcttagaaaatatagacaatataaagttattatGTTAAAATCTTTTACATGAAGCTgtgctcttctgaggctttgccttaaattcatattaagagcgcagctctactaaccataacacgtgtgtgagcatattgattccaatacattccagtaccccttggactttgaaattgtgtcccgcgggaaaagtctcgcgcctccatgtaggcagccatgttttaattcttgtTATCAGCACGAcaagatttgaaatttctgtactagactaaatgtgttatcagtatacgttttaaaattactgtaagtagttttaatttacacatatacaagaacaacgcaataaatgtactggccCAATACatactgtgtatgttctcaagcgcacggcaccgtcagcagtgacgtcaaaaaacctgacgccaaagatgacggcacagattcACACATATTTTTCATAGCATCTGCATCTGATGAAAACAAGATTGAAttgtatattgaactattccatttagattattttgaattctttctaactatcgatagcatgtgcatgtcagtgaaatattttattgttaatctcgtagaaaaatatagacaatataaagttatgatgttataatcttttacatgtagctgcgctcttctaaGGTTTgcattaaattcatattattacCACTGTGGCTGGACTTAGTCCGGTGACCAAGTGCATATAGCtcagtaggtacagttggtaaATAGTTTTACAACATCAAAAGCATCGAATAAACCACTATAACTGATAAACCACTATAACTGATAAATGTACACCCTCTAACTTGTtagctttgaagttgggcgtacAGGCTAGCTGTTCTTAGATCTCTGCAACCTTCAAAGACCTGTGACAAGATTATCAATCACCCACCAGTGAATATTGTATGGATTAGATAGAACAGCTTTCGTCCCCTGTCTACTATTTCCTTTCTTCATCGTCTGCTGCATTTGCTTATGCGACAACGTGGGCGCAGACATATTGCTTTTTGTCTGCTGCGTCACAGAAACGTTTGGCCTCAAAGGAGTCCACTCGTCAAGCGTTTAACTGGGCCAGATCAAATGATTCCCGCCATTTTGATACTATTGAAATGTCAACAAGACGATCTTCtagacaaaattttaaaaataccaATGGAGACATGACGCATGAGCATAAAAACAATGGAAACAACAATGACACTGAACAATGGGTGTTTTTAATGAATGGTTTGTATGGGTGTAGCGGTACaacggttatatatatattgacactTTTGATAATTGTGGATATAGGTCTACAATAAGCTACTGTTGTACTTGTAGCTGAAAAGATACCTTAACTTCTGGCGGACTTTTCAGGCAAGCGGTGATGTATTTTGTgctacagtacatgtacatgtacatgtacatgtagctagctTAATTATTGTGCTTTAGTTTAAGCCTGGTagtaatccctattgagattcctccttgagactcttttatattcggacgtatGATATAGATGTCTCTCGTCAGAGACCTCTATCAAACGTCAAATATAAAAGAGTCTCGAGGAGGAATAGCAATAGGGATAAGCCTGATACATTGTAGCTGATCATGACTGTTTGATCATGTAATGTATATCCATCCTCAatagtacatatacatgtatatattattatcactgttgttatacatgtatatccaccCCAGgaattaaaactgaaggctctatGTGCGACCACAGATAAACCACAGGGGCCCGAaactactgtttatattataatatatattttcagtcactggGTGCGTTATATCCCAATATTGGATATAACGTACTcagtgactgaaaatatatatcataatataaacagtagttACGGGCCCCTGTGGATAAACcaaatattccaggggtggatcTAACAGGGCTCAAATctgttttgttatacatgtatataaaatctttttttttgcaTGATAATTTACAATGTGAGGTGtaggtatatcaacaacattataGTAAGAAGTGTGTCCCCATATTTTCCATtataacaatttttcataatcaTCATGCCATTTTTACAGGTGTCCCTGAataaaaaccacttgctaaaagaagcaagtgcatatttttttttcgctTGCTATTCTGGTGTATCTACTTTAAGCttgcaaaa
It encodes:
- the LOC138307252 gene encoding ribonuclease P protein subunit p38-like, yielding MSAPTLSHKQMQQTMKKGNSRQGTKAVLSNPYNIHWPTIKEDVQKEILQKLISSLKSLDIARPKGIKKKRKMSDDSKTDTVKPVDEGKQAIRKQLLFGVNQVTRGLEKDDVRLVITCRSAQPVIITRHLIGLASLRKCPAICISDLNKSVCEAMNLTSAVAVGFKKTPEGREPHVFDDLVEFITKHVPETSLPWLHESSTTRSDMETSVSQTAASVDVKCQTSVCEIEASDKSGKNGSADVIRNKSSEGELREMTESPIQESSHKHVTDIVKSYAKPGHQSKVVDYSHFYVYKSEVLKPKSEWPEFIQFSSEPSMDIIDYKDMACGKGISNPNQMSVKYENVSVQRIPPNPDRKKRKRKLKMK